CATCCCGCCCGTGGGGGGAAGCCGACGACGTCCGCTGCGCCGAATGGCTCCAGCGCCGCGACATCAATGTTTCCCCCAAGGTGGTGGCCCGTAGCATCGGTGCGGTGGCCCACGGTGTCCGCATTCATCCAGTACGCGAGTACCTGAGCAATCTGACATGGGATGGTATCCACCGCATGGAGACCTGGGCCATCACCTATCTGGGCGCCGCCGACACCCGGCTTAACCGCGCCTTCGGTTCGTTGTGGATGATCTCCGCCGTCGCCCGGATCATGGACCCCGGCACCAAGGTCGATCACATGCTGATACTGGAAGGCCCACAGGGCGCCAAGAAATCTACGGCACTCAAGACCCTGGCCGGAGCAGAGTGGTTCACCGACGAACTGGCTGAGATCGGCAGCAAGGACGCCGCCCAGCAGACGCGCGGCGTCTGGATCATCGAGATCGCCGAACTGGACGCCATCGGCCGCGCCGAGGTATCCCGCATCAAGTCCTTCTTGTCGCGCTCCGTCGACCGCTACCGCCCGCCCTATGAACGCTACGTCACCGACGTGCCACGCCAGTGCGTGTTCGCTGGCACCGTCAATCCCGACACCTACCTGCGCGATGAGACCGGAAACCGACGCTTCTGGCCAATCCGTTGCGGTAAGATCGATCTCGAGGCTATCCGCCGTGCCCGCGACCAGCTCTGGGCCGAGGCCATGGCCATGTACAGCCAAGGTGCCATCTGGTGGCTGGACGATCCCGACTTGATTGCCCAGGCCCGCGCAGAGCAAGAGGAGCGTTACCAATCCGACGCCTGGGACGGCCTGATCGACCGCTGGCTTGTCTACGACAAGCAGCGCGTCAATCGCGGCTACGCTGCCTACGACGACTGGCGGGAGGAAGAGGTGGAGCGGGCTGCTCTTCTGACCGACGTGTCGGTGGCGGAGATCCTCCAGAACGCCATCGGCATCGAACCGGGTCGGTGGACGCGTGGCGATCAAATGCGCATCAGTGCCTACTTGAAGGCTCGGGGGTGGGAGCGGTACCGCAGCCGCAGTGGTGCCTCACTGGATTGGCGGTATCGATCGGAAGGCTGACCGGTTCTTACCTGTCCTGTCTTGGGCCGCGATGACATCGGTCGTCGCGGCCATTTTCATGCCCGGCCTGTTCCCAACCTCTCCTTTCTGTTCCCAACCTCCTCCCAAAATCCGGATCGCCCACTCGTTGGAGAGCGCGTCGTCTTGCCCGATTTGTTCCCAACCGTTCCCAACCACAGGCAGGGGTTGGGAACGCTGGAGGCCCCGGAAATCCTTGTTGTTCCCAACCTTTCCATTGTTCCCAACCTTTTTGAAAGTTATTGGAGGCAGAGAAAAAAGAATGCTTATGGTTGTCCTATAAAGATGGTGTAACACGCTACATTGCGTAAATTTTTCTGGCAGGGAAATGTTTTAGAAATCCGATTCTGGTTGGGAACATGGGAACACACGGCCATCCCATGCCGCTCCGTAATTCGGTTTGCCCCGAGACACCGCGACCCGTAGACTCTCCCTCGACCGAAGCCGAAGGCCCACTGACCTTGTGAGCCTTCACCATGACCACCATCCTCGCCCTTGATCTGGGCACGACCGCCGGCTGGGCTATGCGCCTTGCCGACGGTGTCATTGTCTCCGGCACCATGGAGTTCCGCCCCGGCCGATTCGAGGGGGGTGGAATACGCTTCCTGCGCTTCCGATCCTGGCTGGACCACCTCGAAGCCGGTGCCAAGGGCATCGGCACGGTCTATTTCGAAGAATGCCGTCGTCATATTGGCACCGACGCGGCCCACATCTATGGCGGCTTTCTCGCCCACCTGACGGCTTGGTGTGAACTCAAGCACATCCCCTATCAGGGCGTTCCGGTCGGCACCATCAAGCGCCACGCCACCGGCAAGGGCAATGCCAGCAAGGACATGGTGATCTCCGCCATGCAGGCGCGCGGCTTCAATCCCGAGGACGACAACGAGGCCGACGCCCTGGCCATCCTGTCCTGGGCCATCGACACCGAAGGAGGTGTGCGATGAACTGGCACCCTCCCGGTTACGGTGGCACCCGCCGCGATCCTGAGCAGGTCAAGCGGGACGGCTGGCAAGAGCGTGGCGTCCTGGTCATTGCCGAGGACGATCAGCGCCTCACTTGGCCCGAGCGTGAACTGATCCGCCAGTTGGGCGCCAAGCTGTATGGTCCGCGCCCGGAGGTGTCCCATGACTGAAAACCATTGGACGCCTTCCCTGATTGAGGATCGCCTCGCCGAGGCAGCTGACACCCTGCGCCGCCTACCTGAAACCAGAGGTCAGGGTCATGCCAGCATTTGGCCACCCTATGTGCAGGAATGTTTGGAACCCACCGAGGTGAAGCTACGCCGTCCGCCGCCCTCCGCCGCCGCCATCACCCGCATGGACGAAGCCTTGCCTTGGCTGCGCCATCTCGATCCCACCGACGCCAAGATCATCTGGCTGCGGGCCACCAACGCCCCATGGAAGGTGATCTGCTGGCAGGTCGGCATGACGCGGGCGACCGCTCACCGGCACTGGCTGTTCGCGCTGTGCGTCATTGCCTGGAAGCTGAACGGCAAGCGCATCCCCAGGCACATCTCCAAGGTAGATCTGATCGCCCGCACCAAGGCGGCGGAGGAAAGCGAAAAGTGTATCGATACATCGCAGGGCGCGACAGTGATGGCCAGTTTGGGGTAGATGTAATTCCAGGCTCGCGGAACGGGCGGCGGCAACGATCACTAAATGATCCGCCGCCCGAAGCGGGCGAAAGAATAGAACACCGTACCGTGGAGAATTGGTTCCTCCCCGGCACCTTCCGCTATGCGGGGGGCATCAGCGCCGAATATCGCTAGCGACAGCCCGAAAATCTGGGTTTCCACTTAGGTTTCCAGTTTCCAGCCCAAAGGCGCGATTGTCCAAGGACAGCGCGCCTTTCGCATATCCGGGGGCCTGGAAACCAGGGTGGAAACCACCCCTGGAAACCTGACCGGGTTTCCACCTGCCGGTTTCCAGTTTCCACCAGCCCAGGTTTCCACCCCCATGCAGCTTGCTCTCCCCGAGCCGGTCCCGCCGGCCATCGGCGTGATATCGCGCGCCTTGGCCGCCGAAGGGCTGGTCTATGGCAGCGTGTGCAGTGGGATCGAGGCGGCGACGGTGGCGTGGGAGCCGCTGGGCTGGCGGCCCGCTTTCTTCGCCGAGATCGAGCCCTTTCCGTCCGCCGTGCTGGCCCACCATTACCCCTATGTTCCCAACCTGGGCGACATGACCGCCATCGATGGTTGGGCGTGGCGGGGCAAGATCGACGTGCTGGTGGGCGGAACACCCTGCCAGGCCTTCTCGGTGGCGGGCCTGCGCAAGTCTCTGGACGACGCGCGCGGCAACCTTGCCCTCAAATTCGTGGACCTCGCCAATGCCATCGACCCAGCCTACACCATTTGGGAAAACGTGCCGGGTGCCTTGTCCACCCGCGATAACGCCTTCGGATGCCTTCTGGGCGGATTGGCCGGCGAAGATGGTCCGCTGCTCCCACCAGGGGGCAAATGGACGGACGCTGGTGTTGTGTTTGGACCCACGCGCACAGTCGCGTGGCGGGTGGCGTCACCCCGACCTTGCGGGCGATGTCGGCCTTGGGCCGCGACAATGCCGGTGGCCAGTTGGCGGTCCAGCACGGCATGGCGGTGCGCCGATTGACACCCCGCGAATGCGAGCGGCTTCAAGGCTTTCCCGACGATTACACCCGCATCCCCTGGCGGCGGAAGGCCCCGGAGGATTGCCCAGACGGCCCGAGGTATCGCGGGCTGGGGAATTCCATGGCTGTTCCGGTGATGTCCTGGATCGGCAGCCGCATCCAGGCCGCAGGAAAATGACAATGGCCCATCCGTTTCCCGATACC
This is a stretch of genomic DNA from Magnetospirillum gryphiswaldense MSR-1 v2. It encodes these proteins:
- a CDS encoding DNA cytosine methyltransferase, translated to MAVRRLTPRECERLQGFPDDYTRIPWRRKAPEDCPDGPRYRGLGNSMAVPVMSWIGSRIQAAGK
- a CDS encoding DUF6362 family protein; this translates as MTENHWTPSLIEDRLAEAADTLRRLPETRGQGHASIWPPYVQECLEPTEVKLRRPPPSAAAITRMDEALPWLRHLDPTDAKIIWLRATNAPWKVICWQVGMTRATAHRHWLFALCVIAWKLNGKRIPRHISKVDLIARTKAAEESEKCIDTSQGATVMASLG